The sequence below is a genomic window from Bactrocera neohumeralis isolate Rockhampton chromosome 4, APGP_CSIRO_Bneo_wtdbg2-racon-allhic-juicebox.fasta_v2, whole genome shotgun sequence.
GCGGTTAGAAGaattcttttttaaagaaagacaATTACCGTGGAGGCGTTAGAGCAGAGTTGCATGACAATAGCTGCCTGCTTGTTTGAACATTTGGTATAGATATgcagtttgttcgattcacaaATATATAATCGGCTTCagtataaatcaaaatatcaattGTGATGTGCTGCAACTCTAATCCGTAAATGGCGGATTTCGATATCTAATCCTTCTTGCTCCATTCTCCTGTTGTGTTAGTACTATAAGAATCGTTCAGAAAATTCAATCGTagctttttcatttttatactctgaacaagTTGCAATAAGTTGCCCAAGAAGTCTACGAAGTCTGTAAAATCCAGAAGAAACCGTTGGAGATCCcataaaatatatctatatctataaaAAGTAATCCCTCTTttcgttgtaattttataacttaagaaCGGGCTCTCCTATCCAAACCAAATCTTTAAGCTTCGTTTCGCACTACaggtatttagtatttagtttaTGTGAAGTTCTTTTAAGGGGCGGATTGTGCTGTTAAATTGTTATGTTGTTATGAGTATTTTATATGAAGAAAAAATGCCACGAGCCAGACGAGCAAATATAGGGTCGGCGAACGCGTAATACAAAGATATGCCATTACTAACACGATCACAGACTGCAGATGAACGCGCACAAGCTAATGCATCGCAGCGTGAACGTAACACACGAAATAGATCTGTTGCCCTTGCGCTTGCACGGCGCTCACGAATACGTCGTTCTATTTCGGCTAAAATGTTGCGTGCTGCTTTTAATTACAACAGCCAGATTGATTGTAGTATGTACGGATACATTGGAATGATGGACGCAATTTGTCCACATTGTTATCCGGCTAACTTTCAAGGTGAAACGCCCGGTATGTGTTGTGTTAAAGGCAAAGCATTTAAAAGTCCACCCGAAACATTGCATTTTGTAGGTTTTGGGACATCTCAAACGTCGAAGCTTTTTTTGAGTCGTGTTCAAAAACACAATTCGACATTTCAAATGAcatcaaaaacagaaaaaacgttaacttcggttgcaccgaagctaaatacccttcacaggtgcatttctgttagtaactatgtgttcagtttgtatggaagctatacgctatagtcaaccgatctgatcaatttcttcggagattatattattatcctacataagcagtaatccatgtcaaatttcgtgaagataccacgtcaaatgcaaaagttttccatacaagccctccttttattccgatcgttcggtttgtatgctataatgagccgatctgaacaatttcttccgatattacattatttctatgaacaataactcataccaagtttcgtgaagatatatcgtcaaatgaggaagtttcccatgcaagcatttgattcccatcattcagtttgtatgatagctatatgctatagttaaccgatctgaacaatttcttcggatattacattgttgccttagaaaataatctgtaccaaatttcgtgaagataccacctcaaatgcaaaagttttccatacacgcactagattccgatagttcagtttgtatggtagctatatgctattgttaaccgatctgaacaatttcttcggagattccattttttctttagagaataatctgtaccaaatttcgtgaatatatcttgtcaaatgtgaaagttttccatacaagaacttgtttccgatcgttcagtttatatgccagctgtatgttatagtggtccgatatcggccgttccgacaaatgagcagcttcttgaagagaaaatgacgtttgcaaaatttcaaaacgatatcttaaaatctgagggactagttcgtatatacatatacatacagacggacatggctaaatcgacccagctcgacatactaatcatttatatatgtatatactttaaagggtctccgacgattccttctgggtattacaaacttcgtgacaaacttaatataccctgttcagggtataattagtATACTATTGCAAACACTTGCTGTAGGCAATGAAAAAgttctttaaaatttcattgtagCTACGATTGTAACTGCTAAATCAAAACGCGGTTTTTGATACCGCCTAACCCTATGATTCCAACTGTTATGCCGTTTCAGTTCAAACGATTACAACTAGGTTCAAAATAACTGgcaattaatgaaatatttttttaagattatctctttcatcgcggctacgtctcagatggtccatccgttgagtccaattttctatgactcgttcgagcaatTCGACAGGTAACTGCCGAATTAcaggcgtgatgttttgctccaaggcgtGAATCGAAGATGAATTGTCCACATAgatttagactttacatatccccacagaaaaccCCATAAAACTAGCAGGCCTAACGTACCTTTAGGTACTTCCCTAGCTTCAATTCTtaaaagttgcaagaatatgaaatattcggttatacccgatCTTTGTTCTTCTTTACTTGTTCgagtataaatttatatttgagtTTTCTATTTCTTATTActgagttatatttttatttttattttcctatttttttataatttctataaaataaattactttcgGTCACTATGATTACCGTCTATTATAAGAACTTGACTAATTTCTAATATTCCGATTTATTTCGCTCTTAAGCGTGCAATAAACTCTCCATTAGATCCGTTCTGTCCGCCTTCGAAATAGATTCGGAGAAGGGTTTGCCTTGATAAATATCCACCTCGGCGCTTTCGCAACGCCGAAAGTCAAAATCGTACAGACCCAACTTGTAGTACTTTGTGAATggcttgtaaatatgtaaaccGCGCCTACAGCGTATTACTACACCATTGTTGAAAACAATACGCGGCTTCTTTAATTGTTCGTCGAATTGGTAGTTGAACGAAATATTGCCACTCTCCAACTCTTCGCGCAAATCATTTAACACATCCTTTTGCAGATTGCTGGACTTAGGACTAGCGCGAGTAATTACACGCAAGAACATCAGATTTGGACAATTCTTCACAAGCACTTCGACAAAGTTAATTAAATGTTCCAGATGGCAGCTTTGAGTGAGACATGGTTCGTAAATATGCACCACCGATACTTTTTCGTTCAAATAGCAGCCGATTAGCTTTTCATAGCTGCGGCCCCGTGAACCCTCCGTGATGGCGATATGTTCCGTAATCTTGCAGCTGAACAAGTTCTGTTCGATTTGATCACGCAGACGCTGCACGTGCTTTTCGTAACTACTGAGATAttttctgaaagaaaaaattggaaaagaaattttttttttgaaaaatactataAAAGATCATCTCGATGAacatttttaaagcataaaagtGGTTCTAggagtatacatatatcaaaaactgaagAAGTATGCTCATGAATAAATATTCACCACTATAGAGATTTACTGAGGCTTGaccttttatttgtatatatgtatgtatgtacctgtaACTATCTAACATGTCTTCGTTTTGTTCGTTGTCCGTGCAGATTTGCAGTTTTACGAGACTTTCTTCGTATAGCATGCGTGCCTCTAACACATGACCGCTCAGTTCGCACTCTAGCGCACGCATTATTAGCTCTTTAATGTCTTGCATCAATGTTTTGTGATCTGgcttctttgttttgttgtcaCTGCTCCTTTTCATATCTCTTGATTCACGATCGCTTTTAACAGCTCTCATATCCCTCGAACTTTTGACGTTGGTTATTTCGCGTTCGCTTTTTGATTCATGCTGTCTTCGATGCGCTAATTCGTTTCGTGAAGTACGTTCAATGTTATTctcataataatatttttcgtcGCTATCTTTTCGTCTCTCGCGATCGGATTTCGAGTAGCGCTCACTTCTGCTTTCGCGATCATGCTCTCTTCTACGTTCATGTTCAGTCTTTAAACCACGTTCGCTTCTTTGTTCGCTCCTTTTCTCCCTAGCATCCTTAAGAACTTTGGAGTCTCTAACATTACGCTCTCTTTTGGATTCACAATTTTCTTTGCCTCCCATAGATTCCCATGTAGATTTTGAGCCTTTGGATGATTTTTTCTCCATATcgtatttaactaaattttgatCACCAATCCCTGATTCcaaaaatttatgtacatatatttttatttatttatcaaaattgttTAGCTACATTTTCCAAATGAAGATTTgacagttattttattttttattgattaaaatGATTTCCTTCATATGAATGATTGAGACCTTGAAAGGATTGACATTGTgtgctcatatatacatattttcgaaTATAGTGAAATCAAATTACATTAAGCAATATTTACGAAAATGTCACGAAAAATGTAGGTGCtattactacatatgtacacttcAAAAATGATGGTTAAAATCTTTACACACGAAAAAATAAAGCTTCAACGACTTGTGTATGCAATAGATTGTCGCGCAGTGTTATTTCTTAACATCTGACCGTGATCgctctttggcatttattttttgaagattatcttagATAGTCCATcccttgagtccaattttcgatgactcgttcaagcatttcgtcTGGTATCTGGCGAATGACGCATGATATCATATGGTCTTTGgtggtcgagcggcttcagttcttaaaCAAGCTATATTTGGTACACTTTCAATTGAAGATCTCGTCGTAAAATGcctcaagtcgttccatacgtccgTCCAAGCTGCTGCAAATGGCGCTGAATCGACTCTCAACGATCTTCGTGTACTCTATCAACTACGGCTGCTACATTTTCTTCCATGCGTActagacgtggtctattcggtggaatattatccaataatgagtgTTGGGTCTTaagatggatgatggtgttgcgaatagtacgctcagttgcccgattatgttgaccattaGTTGAGCGACGCGCGCGAAACACATAGAGTAATTTAGGGTATTGTGATATAGGCATACTTTTTTCGATGACTAATCAACTTTTTGAAGAGGAAACCAGTATAATTTCTATTAATGCGATAGGTTCAGGCATTTCCCAACATATTCCGAAATAGTATTGCATTTTGTTCAGTTTTGAGGAAGCTATTATAAAGTATGTAAGCATTTGTCATAGTTGGTATAcatagtaaaatatttgaaaagtcaTTCACAAGATTTGCAAACGAATATTGCCTGGCGTTTAGGGAGGCATTTGCTATGTGCCCAAACTAAGTCGCATTGCAAGCATGGAGTCCAAGTCATGACTTCCCCATCTGCCCCAAGGTTTTATTGCAAAAAGCGCAGGCGGTGTCCTTAGTAGGAGGAATTTCTGCCCAATATTCCTCGTCTGAACTGGGTAATATCAAACTTTTATCCGACTTGCTTGATGCACTTTTCCTAGTCTGCTTTAACCGTATTTTCCCAGCTACTTTACCCGGCATTAATGCCCGCTTCacgcttttcttttttttgcggTTTTCAGCATTTTTGATGCTTACTTCCAACGCTGCCTTAAATGGTGATGTTGTAAGTATTGTCGCTTCGGAACGCTTACCTATCGAGCTAGTTTTCTGTATCAGTTTAGGTGGAGATGAGATCTCCCATGGCGTGATTAAGTGCTGCATGGCTGCTTTACTTGTGCTAGCGATCGGTTCTTCTAAATCGCTTTCATCTCTGATTTGTGCGTCTTCCGCTTGATGTTTTTCATGAATAAAATCGCTTTCCTGAAACTTGTTCTTATCAAATGGATAAATCCCAGTACATTTGAACCCATTAATCGCTATTTGCGCAGTTTGAACTTTAAGATAAGCTTTTGCAAAGAGTTCTACAACATCGAGTTGTGTCACCTCCCGGCCTTCTTCACGCATAAATCGTCTTATTTCCTCATTATAGTAAGTTTTAAGGGGTCCCATAAAGAATTTGTCCAAAGGTTGCATTTTATGCGTACAATGGGTGGCAAGGATAAAATTATAACGCCATTTTCACGAGCTTTATCAAGAACCTCAATATTTCTTGTATGGCTATAGTGACCATCTAAGATCAAAAGGACTGGGTTCTCCTTAGAAGGATGTGTAAACCGCATAAAATGGTCAAACCACATTGTAAATATTGGAATTTGTATCCATCCGGATATGTGACAGGCAGAATCGGAGCCAGGTGGAGCATGTTTCATTAAAAGCGGAGAAGGtttttttcttggaaaaatGAAGTACGGGGGAACAAAGGCACCACCTGCACTCATGCAGCTTACAACTGTTATGAGAGATCCTCTCTCAGCTGATGTTATGCATCCAATTTGTCTTTTGCCTTTTGCAGCTAAGACTCTTGGCTGCCTACTTTGCATAATAGACACTCCTGTCTCATCCGCGTTCCAAATCCTGTTTGGAggaaatttaaacttttcatacTCGTTTTTCAGTAAACGGTAAAACTTGTTTACGTTCTCCTCATTGAAGCCTTTTATTCTGTCTAATGAAGTTCCAGTAGCACTGCGTATGCTTATTTCAGTCTTATGTCTTTTAAGGAATGCGCGCAACCAATCTCTTCCAGCACATTCCTTCGTTATAGAAAATGGATTCACAATATTGTTGCGCTTTGCTATTTGAAAAGCAAGCGAGCGGACATCGCTACAAGTAAGCCCCCAAAATTTTGCCTCCATATCTTTTAAAAATCTTACCAGCTCTAATTCGACGTCTCTGCTAAAGACCGGTCTCCGGCCTAATGGCGTAGCTAAAACATCATCGACTTTTTTATCACTACGAGAAGCTCTTTGCAAAGTTGCAAATGGAACACCGTACGTTTTCGATGCCAACAATattcccattttttcacctcTAACAGCTTGGATtgcttttttcatgttttttgcaTTCCACTTACGAATTTCCCCCTTTTTCGGCATGACTTATGGTTTTAATATATGTTATTActtcattgtttttattaaatacgttatttgtttaatataatataatgggTTTTTAATGTGATATACTATATCACATTGAACAACTATTACCATATCACATTACCCAAACTAGAgctttaatgaattaaaaattttttcatagtaattaattacataaaaatatataaatacttgaaaagttgttaaatatatttaccagtaaccaaattaaaatataagaagTTAAAAATCTACACAAATTTTGGAATTATCTTGTTTCGAAGAGCACGCTAAATTATTGACGAATGAgctgaaaatgtatttgcacACTGATGGTAATCTAAGCGCTGTGTGCCATCCGCTGCTTTGCAGTAACACTTTTTTACCGTTGCCATATGACTCATGAAAATATTCTTGTGCAGACGTGCATAGTTTAGAAAATACGCTGGTATATCACTTTACCAACACATATCACAATACCCTAAATTACTCTACTTTTTAGAACGTGAATTTCCGCAATAATGTTAAACCATTTGTAAACGTTGGTCAAGCGTAAgatttctatgatgaaatgctaaacaatattgaaaaaaaaaaataataatatctgtcgtgatctgtcaaaaaaggctgtCGAGAAAGATACCTctcttggatcacccgttataaagCATATTTTAACTTCTCTGTTTGCATGCTCACTCCATCACCAACTTTATTGACAATAAATATTCTTTAGTACAAGAAAGTTCCTTATGATGACACAATTGCTGAAAATGAACAGTGACATCTTTCGTTTGTGACCTACTTTCTAAATTAAGATAATGCATTctgcaaatataaatttttcacgAATAATTCGTATATTAAGTATAAGATATGTCTATAACTGAGATGGTACTCTTCCTCGAGTCTACAGCCGCACTTCAAATACCACCACACCTGAATGCCGCTATAACCATAACTGTTCCGAACCATTACCAAATACTTAAATAGCCAAGCGCCTGCATTTGAGGCAAGGGCAAAGAACCATTGTTAGCAATATATTCTATGTAGGTTGAATTCTATATTTCGGGTTTTTGCAACCCTAGTCTTGCAATCTAACAACTCTCAACTTTATCGTAAAATGTTACATTTATGACGTTATATATAcgttatttatatgtaaatttaaccgagatcgtagatcactccaaacCGGATTTCGTGAATATTGTCCAAAATCAGttgcctttttttttgtaacaactAGATATACTATAAGATACCTTATAAAAAAACatcttccatacaagaacttgagtttgatctaTAAGTTTCtatggcagttccgacaaatgagaagTTTCTAggtgaaaaatttcataattttcatatatagaTGCACTGACAGGCGGACATGGCAACCTACGTAACTATAAGGCCATCAGTCGTCCGATTATAAGCTATGCAACACTGGTATAGTTGACAAATTAGGTAAAGTGCAGATGAGGAAACCAGAAACCCACAGCGTACGAAGAAGCGTTTAAAAGAATCAGCAAATTTAATAGATTTAGCTTGCGCGGttaagaatatattttagaGCGGGGCCACGTCCATTTCCACAGATCAATATGTCTGTTGTGGTCCCCCGTACCAACTTTGTATCTTAATTCAGTGCTTAGTGATGGCACATTAACGGCAAGTTCGCAAGGAACTCGTGTAcgtatattttaacttttactgaagttatcgcttgcacagacggacgaacggaccGACAAGCAGTCACCAGGAGTTCAAATCGTCTCGTtacctgatcatttatttatatgaatataactCCATACCTTTGTCGAATAGGTTTTGGTGAAACAAAcagccgttaggtgaacaaaaccatCATACTTTGTagtaacatgttgcaagaatataatgAAAATGGTGTCCAGCTAATCGCAGCACTATTTTATTATCAGACTAggtatttaataaaactaaaaacctTTGTTATAGTTGCATGTCCATAGCTACTATTGTCTTCTTAAGGCATCTGCTAGAGAAACACTGATACTGATGGGTCTCTGTTTGATGTTTCAATAAATGTGTCAAGAAATCACATACAAAATAGCACTCCTGAATGTCTTAGAAGAgcaattttgtaaagaaaatttggGAAGATGTAAAGGCCTCCTTTTTCCTTACTTTTAGCTTTTCCAGCCTCTAACTATGTGCTCAGTGTGAAATGGcttcgaaataaaaattaatattgaattaaaaaatattttaaaaatatttgtcaattgaCAACAACTTAAATGGACTCAATCTTAATGGCTTCACTGAATCCTGATGGTATAATTTGGAAAGATTGGTGAGGCTTCAACTATTCGCTGAAATATGTGACATGGCAATTAGATCGAAAGATCTACCcatttggaaataaattaattatctaTGTTAATATTGAATTACTCGTAACGAACAGTAGCGTGACAAGAAAATTTGTACGAAAGAGAGTATATTTTAACACTCCTTGAGCCCGaaagttttgaaagaaaatactATACATTTAGTTAAGCAATTCTAAAAATTAAGAGTAATAAACATCAACTTCGTAAAGAGCTGAATTCAATTCTTAGACGGTTGCTGATAAGCTGGCGCCTATATTGCTGCAATGACATACCAACACCTCAGGGGTACGCCTAAAATCATGTGCTTTCTTGTCACAAACAAAACGCTGatacatatttcttttcttttttggtttACTAACTCGATGGATATCTTAATGTGTGCAAATGTATTTGTAGACGCATAATTTAAAAGcggaaatattttaaacttttgttttttgttcaccGATGCAGATAATGCGTTTATGAAACATATGAATTAAtctttgaattaattttttgcttgttttataATGCCGaaaatcataattaaaaatagacgagatttttaaaagaaataaaataaaaagtaaggaagaCTAAATTCGAatgtaaccgaaaattttatgttatcgAAATTTGCAAGGATATAAACCGGAGaactattttcatattttgcaaaactttAATGTACGAAGTAAACATTTATTATTCGACAGAAATTTTAAAGCATTACAATCatgttttatacaatatatCACTAAATTAAAGGTTGCATactaacttatttttattaccacagtgtattttatttcatatccaGGATATTAATACTAAAATCAATCTAGATAACGCAAATGAGATATATGTGATATAAATTCAACCAGTAAgactaaatttaataatattgggtatacataagtattagtGAAAAAGAGCTAAGAGAACGGTCTAGACTCTAGACTAAGCGCAATTTGGGCAGTGTAGAGGCTAGTTGTGCGTTGGCAGCATGAGCCCACATTGCCACTCCCAACGTGTCTTAACACCTAGGGGCAGTTTGAATGGTGCTTGAATGGAGCTCATTGATCCAAATTGCTGCAAGATGTCGCTGATGACAAGTTCAACTTTCAATCAGAGTTGGATAAAATCAGGGCTGCTTTCGATAAAATCGTACGGTATACATACGATTTAATTTAATGCTTCTATCGTTTTTATTTAGTAAGTTATCGCACTTTTTGTAGTCTTTAAACTAACCGTTATATGGAAATTAGGCTGGGCTATAATAAGATATAACATACTTGTattttcacattgtcggtgGAGGTGCCGCTAGTTGTCCTGAGCAAATTTATTAGGTAGTGGACCCACAcacacttttaaaattttcaagccaTTTGTTgcaccaaattacagttttactatatatcttaatttggaGCTTAGATACggcattttataagttttcgacTAACCGCTATGTGTGAGCGTGACCATAGCCTGATTTTGCCCATTTATAATAaagtcaaaccacgtcaagagATCCATGAAAATG
It includes:
- the LOC126755335 gene encoding MIT domain-containing protein 1-like, translating into MEKKSSKGSKSTWESMGGKENCESKRERNVRDSKVLKDAREKRSEQRSERGLKTEHERRREHDRESRSERYSKSDRERRKDSDEKYYYENNIERTSRNELAHRRQHESKSEREITNVKSSRDMRAVKSDRESRDMKRSSDNKTKKPDHKTLMQDIKELIMRALECELSGHVLEARMLYEESLVKLQICTDNEQNEDMLDSYRKYLSSYEKHVQRLRDQIEQNLFSCKITEHIAITEGSRGRSYEKLIGCYLNEKVSVVHIYEPCLTQSCHLEHLINFVEVLVKNCPNLMFLRVITRASPKSSNLQKDVLNDLREELESGNISFNYQFDEQLKKPRIVFNNGVVIRCRRGLHIYKPFTKYYKLGLYDFDFRRCESAEVDIYQGKPFSESISKADRTDLMESLLHA